One stretch of Dokdonia sp. Hel_I_53 DNA includes these proteins:
- the pheT gene encoding phenylalanine--tRNA ligase subunit beta — protein sequence MKISYNWLKQFIDIDWSAEKTGELLTDLGLEIEGIQAYHSVKGGLEGIVIGHILTCEQHSNADRLKVTTVDIGGDAPVQIVCGAKNVAAGQKVPVATIGTTLYTQEGEAWTIKKGKIRGEESHGMICAEDELGLGNSHDGIMVLDDALIPGTAAAAVFDIENDQVFEIGLTPNRADAMSHWGVARDLKAGLLQHEINKALITPSTSSFKIEKRLNKIDVEVLDGEKAPRYAGVVISGLKVTDSPEWLQHKLKAIGLSPINNIVDVTNYVLHELGQPLHAFDLNKIAENKIEVKTLEAGTKFTTLDGIERELHEEDLMICDGEKPMCIAGVFGGADSGVTEATQSIFLESAYFNPVSIRKTAKRHGLNTDASFRFERGIDPNITEYALTRAAILMMEVAGGEITSEIVDIYPKKIEDQQVFLNFDNATKLIGEELPREVIKSILMSLDIKINNVTESGIGMTIPAFRNDVTREADVIEEILRVYGYNNINFGNKLNATVSTSSRFEDHKITNVIGNQLASLGFYEMMANSLTTPSYSTLSTNINEHHHVEMLNPLGKELSVLRQSMLFSGLEAISYNVNRRRSNVKLFEFGKTYHNYSDGYQEDKHLTLFVTGHKTEETWSSNNESTNFFYLKGIVSSIFEKLGINKLKSSVAINDMYSDAMGLSLGKKQLVTYGKVSKAVLKKFDLTQDVYFADFNWDYVLEIAARTDIKFKEIPKYPSVRRDFALLLDKKVNFEEITNIANQTEKKLLKEVNLFDVYEGANLPDGKKSYAVSFLLQDEKSTLTDKQIDKTMSKLQQRFERELGATLR from the coding sequence ATGAAAATTTCTTACAACTGGCTCAAACAATTTATTGATATAGACTGGTCTGCTGAAAAGACTGGAGAGCTGCTCACAGATTTAGGACTAGAGATCGAAGGGATACAAGCCTACCATAGTGTCAAAGGTGGACTTGAAGGTATTGTCATAGGACATATTCTTACATGTGAGCAACATAGCAATGCAGATAGACTAAAGGTTACAACTGTAGATATAGGAGGAGATGCTCCTGTACAGATTGTTTGTGGAGCTAAGAATGTTGCTGCAGGTCAAAAAGTACCTGTAGCTACTATAGGAACTACGTTATATACTCAAGAAGGTGAGGCTTGGACAATAAAAAAAGGAAAAATTAGAGGAGAAGAGTCTCATGGTATGATATGCGCAGAAGATGAGCTTGGTCTCGGAAACAGCCATGATGGTATTATGGTTCTTGATGATGCACTTATTCCGGGAACTGCAGCTGCAGCTGTGTTTGACATCGAAAATGACCAAGTTTTTGAAATAGGCCTAACACCCAACCGAGCAGATGCTATGAGCCACTGGGGTGTTGCTAGAGATCTAAAAGCAGGTTTATTACAGCATGAAATAAACAAAGCACTTATTACTCCCTCTACCTCTTCTTTTAAAATCGAAAAACGTCTTAATAAAATAGATGTAGAAGTACTAGATGGCGAGAAAGCGCCTAGGTATGCTGGCGTAGTCATTAGTGGCCTTAAGGTCACAGATTCACCAGAATGGTTACAGCATAAATTAAAAGCGATAGGGTTGTCTCCCATAAATAATATTGTAGATGTTACAAACTATGTTTTGCACGAATTAGGACAGCCATTGCACGCCTTCGATTTGAATAAAATTGCAGAAAATAAAATTGAAGTAAAAACGCTCGAGGCAGGTACTAAATTTACCACACTGGACGGAATAGAAAGAGAACTTCACGAAGAAGATCTTATGATTTGTGATGGAGAGAAACCCATGTGTATTGCTGGAGTTTTTGGAGGAGCAGATAGCGGTGTGACTGAAGCAACACAGTCAATTTTCTTAGAAAGCGCTTACTTTAACCCTGTTTCTATACGCAAAACAGCAAAACGACATGGTCTCAATACAGATGCATCTTTTCGTTTTGAACGAGGCATTGATCCTAATATAACAGAATACGCACTTACTCGTGCGGCTATCTTAATGATGGAAGTTGCCGGTGGAGAAATTACTAGTGAGATTGTAGACATTTACCCTAAGAAAATAGAGGACCAACAGGTTTTTCTCAACTTTGATAATGCTACTAAGCTTATTGGAGAAGAACTTCCAAGAGAGGTTATAAAAAGTATTTTAATGTCACTTGACATTAAAATAAATAACGTTACAGAAAGTGGGATCGGTATGACAATTCCAGCGTTTCGAAATGACGTTACCAGAGAAGCAGATGTTATTGAAGAAATTTTGCGTGTATATGGATATAATAATATCAACTTTGGAAATAAACTCAATGCTACGGTCTCAACCTCATCAAGGTTTGAAGATCATAAAATAACTAATGTAATAGGTAATCAACTTGCTTCACTCGGTTTTTATGAGATGATGGCAAATAGTCTTACAACTCCGAGCTACAGTACTCTATCAACAAATATAAATGAGCATCATCACGTTGAAATGCTAAACCCGCTTGGAAAAGAATTAAGTGTCTTAAGACAGTCTATGTTATTCTCCGGACTAGAGGCTATTTCATATAATGTAAACAGACGCAGAAGCAATGTTAAGCTATTTGAATTTGGGAAAACGTATCATAATTATAGTGATGGGTATCAAGAGGACAAACACTTGACGTTATTTGTTACGGGTCACAAAACAGAAGAAACTTGGTCAAGCAATAATGAAAGCACTAATTTCTTTTATTTAAAAGGTATCGTCAGTTCTATTTTTGAAAAATTAGGAATAAACAAATTAAAATCATCTGTAGCAATAAATGACATGTACTCAGATGCTATGGGCCTTTCCTTAGGTAAAAAACAATTAGTTACTTATGGTAAAGTAAGTAAAGCTGTTCTCAAGAAATTTGATCTAACGCAAGACGTTTATTTTGCTGATTTTAACTGGGATTACGTTTTGGAAATCGCTGCTCGAACTGATATTAAATTTAAAGAGATCCCAAAATATCCTTCTGTACGTCGTGATTTTGCTTTGCTTTTAGACAAAAAAGTGAATTTTGAAGAGATTACAAACATTGCAAATCAAACTGAGAAAAAATTACTAAAAGAGGTAAATCTTTTTGACGTTTATGAAGGTGCAAATCTTCCTGATGGCAAAAAAAGCTATGCGGTAAGTTTTTTATTGCAAGATGAAAAAAGCACACTTACCGATAAGCAAATCGATAAAACAATGAGTAAATTACAGCAACGTTTTGAGAGAGAACTCGGCGCTACGCTACGTTAA
- the recG gene encoding ATP-dependent DNA helicase RecG, translating into MNPTFLQKPIDYLKGVGPNRADLLRSELGIQTYQDLMHFFPNRYIDKTTYYTISQLERNSADVQIIGKITSIKMVEGKGRRLVATFKDDGGKMDLVWFRGHKWIRESLKLNTPYVIFGKLNYYNGTFSMPHPEIELLKEHEQNIRSAMQPVYPSTEKLAGRGITNKVVNSIMQSLFKEANNHLYESLSKPILSELKLMSKRDALLNIHFPQSQEHLARAQYRLKFEEFFYIQLQLAFKNINHRSKIKGYPFEKVGSLFTTFYNNHLPFELTNAQKRVVKEIRYDLGTNAQMNRLLQGDVGSGKTIVALLSMIIALDNNYQACLMAPTAILAVQHYTGLVDLCKDLNITIALLQGSTKTSERKKIHEQLENGELNILVGTHALLEDKVKFKNLGLAVIDEQHRFGVKQRSKLWHKNEFPPHVLVMTATPIPRTLAMTVYGDLDVSIIDELPPGRKTIKTVHRYDANRLKVFRFIKDEIELGRQVYIVYPLIQESEAMDYKDLMDGYESISREFPKPQYQISIVHGKMKPDDKDIEMNRFIKGETQIMVATTVIEVGVNVPNASVMIIESAERFGLSQLHQLRGRVGRGAEQSYCILMTSHKLSSDSKVRLETMTRTNDGFEIAEVDLKLRGPGDITGTQQSGVLNLKIADIIKDNDILKIARSYAWSVVKDDPKFQKEENQIIRFMYAQMMKFKNIWSYIS; encoded by the coding sequence ATGAATCCCACATTTCTTCAAAAACCTATTGACTATCTCAAAGGAGTAGGTCCTAACCGGGCAGATTTACTACGATCTGAATTGGGAATTCAGACCTATCAAGATTTGATGCATTTTTTTCCAAACAGATACATTGATAAAACAACCTACTATACCATATCACAACTTGAACGCAATAGCGCAGATGTTCAGATTATAGGAAAAATCACAAGTATAAAAATGGTGGAAGGTAAAGGACGGAGACTTGTTGCTACATTTAAAGATGATGGAGGGAAAATGGATTTAGTATGGTTCCGGGGTCATAAGTGGATTAGAGAAAGTTTGAAATTAAATACTCCATATGTGATTTTTGGAAAGCTCAATTATTACAATGGCACCTTTTCTATGCCACATCCAGAAATAGAATTGCTTAAAGAACATGAGCAAAATATACGTTCTGCGATGCAACCTGTATATCCCTCTACTGAAAAACTTGCTGGAAGAGGAATCACTAATAAGGTTGTAAATTCTATCATGCAATCACTTTTTAAAGAGGCAAACAATCACCTATATGAAAGTTTATCAAAGCCTATTCTCTCTGAGCTTAAACTCATGTCAAAACGAGATGCGTTATTAAACATTCATTTCCCTCAATCTCAAGAACATCTAGCCCGTGCACAGTACCGTTTAAAATTTGAAGAATTTTTTTATATACAATTACAACTAGCCTTTAAGAATATAAATCATCGGTCTAAAATAAAAGGGTATCCATTTGAGAAAGTAGGATCACTTTTTACAACATTTTATAATAACCACCTTCCTTTTGAGCTAACTAATGCTCAAAAAAGAGTAGTCAAAGAAATACGCTATGATCTGGGTACAAATGCACAGATGAATAGACTTTTACAAGGAGATGTAGGGTCAGGTAAAACCATAGTCGCACTTTTGTCTATGATTATTGCTTTAGATAATAATTATCAAGCTTGTTTAATGGCGCCCACAGCCATACTAGCTGTACAACACTATACGGGACTAGTTGATTTATGTAAAGACTTGAATATCACAATCGCATTACTACAAGGTTCTACAAAAACTTCAGAACGCAAGAAAATACATGAACAATTAGAAAATGGGGAGCTAAATATATTAGTTGGTACGCATGCGCTATTAGAAGATAAAGTAAAATTTAAAAATCTTGGGCTCGCTGTAATAGATGAACAACATCGTTTTGGTGTTAAGCAACGTAGTAAATTATGGCACAAAAATGAGTTTCCTCCTCATGTGCTCGTCATGACTGCTACACCTATACCCCGTACACTTGCCATGACCGTTTATGGAGATTTAGACGTAAGTATAATTGATGAGTTACCGCCAGGGAGAAAAACTATAAAAACAGTACATCGCTATGATGCAAATAGACTAAAGGTGTTTAGATTCATTAAAGATGAAATTGAATTAGGGAGACAGGTTTATATAGTTTATCCATTAATTCAAGAAAGTGAGGCTATGGACTATAAAGATTTAATGGATGGTTATGAGAGTATCTCCCGAGAATTTCCAAAACCTCAATATCAAATTTCTATTGTTCACGGTAAAATGAAACCTGATGATAAGGATATTGAAATGAACCGATTTATCAAAGGTGAAACTCAAATTATGGTTGCCACAACCGTTATTGAGGTAGGAGTAAATGTTCCTAATGCATCCGTTATGATTATTGAAAGTGCAGAACGCTTTGGTTTAAGCCAGCTACATCAGTTACGTGGCCGCGTGGGGCGTGGAGCTGAGCAAAGCTATTGTATTTTAATGACTAGCCACAAATTATCAAGTGATAGTAAGGTGAGACTGGAAACTATGACTCGTACTAATGATGGCTTTGAAATAGCAGAGGTAGATTTAAAACTTAGAGGTCCGGGAGACATTACAGGAACGCAACAAAGTGGAGTCCTTAACTTGAAAATAGCTGATATCATTAAAGATAATGACATCTTAAAGATTGCAAGAAGTTATGCCTGGTCAGTCGTAAAGGATGATCCCAAATTTCAAAAAGAAGAAAATCAAATTATTCGCTTTATGTATGCACAGATGATGAAGTTCAAGAATATTTGGAGTTATATATCTTAA
- a CDS encoding endonuclease, protein MKKQLLFLCYVFVTTLIFAQAPPYYNDVDISLSGQNLKNELATKVTNTHTTFLSYTPGVWEALKAADLDPQNSNNVLLIYGSNDTDGNSKTDRSRSKNNNGGSAGQWNREHVYPKSLGNPNLGTTGAGADAHHIRPADIELNSSRSNRRFADGSGVAGITPQGYFYPGDEWKGDVARMVLFMYVRYGNRCLPSVVGVGNSISGDTGMIDLFLQWNAEDPVSDFEDNRNSILAGIQGNRNPFIDNPAFATSIWGGVQAEDRFGNTTGGDGGVDVVDSLFISEYVEGSSYNKAIEIANFTSANVNLDGYELRKQTNGAGSWSTGYSLSGIVANTSVFVIANSSASSGIINNADVSTSNSALSFNGNDAIGLFKNGILIDVVGVFNGGSANFGKDKTLRRKSTVAAPNTTYTIAEWDSFVSNTFSDLGAHTFDGNSSTPIPDPEPLVYCNASGSNASYEFIDLVSLGGMTNSSGSNGGYGDFMSQTATLGYGSNTIILSVGFSGQSYTENWAVWIDFNQDATFETGEKVVMGSTSSSGNLSYNFNIPSSAMTGMTRMRVAMKWNGNPTACEAFSYGEVEDYTINISASRASATSQTGVKAEGTLSSEKAVFDLQVKEQASVLVLQLADKRVVDYSLFNMLGQQVSTGRFQNRKEFPSLESGLYIVKISDGQRTIQKKFIKQ, encoded by the coding sequence ATGAAGAAACAATTACTTTTTTTATGTTACGTTTTTGTAACAACATTAATTTTCGCGCAAGCGCCACCCTACTATAATGATGTTGATATATCATTGAGTGGCCAAAACCTTAAAAATGAACTGGCGACTAAAGTTACAAATACTCATACTACTTTTTTGAGTTATACTCCAGGAGTTTGGGAAGCCTTAAAGGCGGCAGATCTTGATCCTCAGAATAGTAATAATGTATTGCTTATCTACGGTTCTAATGATACAGATGGAAATAGTAAGACAGATCGTTCAAGAAGTAAAAACAATAATGGCGGTAGTGCAGGACAATGGAATCGTGAGCACGTATACCCTAAATCGTTAGGAAACCCTAATCTAGGCACAACAGGTGCTGGGGCAGATGCCCATCACATAAGACCTGCAGACATTGAATTAAATTCTTCTCGCAGTAATAGAAGATTTGCAGATGGATCTGGAGTGGCTGGGATTACTCCACAGGGCTATTTTTATCCTGGAGATGAGTGGAAAGGAGATGTGGCTCGTATGGTGCTCTTTATGTATGTGCGTTATGGAAACAGATGCTTACCATCTGTGGTAGGCGTAGGTAATTCTATTTCAGGCGATACAGGTATGATTGATCTTTTTCTACAATGGAATGCAGAGGATCCAGTAAGTGATTTTGAAGACAACCGTAATAGTATCTTAGCGGGTATTCAAGGTAATAGAAATCCCTTTATCGATAATCCTGCATTTGCAACATCTATTTGGGGTGGAGTGCAGGCAGAAGATCGTTTTGGAAATACTACCGGCGGTGACGGTGGTGTTGATGTCGTAGATTCTTTGTTTATTTCTGAATATGTGGAGGGTTCTTCTTATAACAAAGCTATTGAGATTGCAAACTTTACAAGTGCTAACGTAAATTTAGATGGATATGAGCTACGTAAGCAAACTAACGGAGCAGGCAGTTGGAGTACTGGTTATAGCCTTTCTGGAATCGTAGCTAATACTTCTGTATTTGTTATTGCAAACAGCAGTGCATCTAGTGGGATTATAAATAATGCAGACGTAAGCACCTCAAACAGTGCTTTAAGTTTTAATGGAAACGACGCTATAGGTCTTTTTAAAAATGGAATACTTATAGATGTTGTAGGTGTATTTAATGGAGGAAGTGCAAACTTCGGGAAGGATAAAACGCTTAGAAGGAAAAGCACTGTAGCTGCACCTAATACTACATACACAATAGCAGAATGGGATTCGTTTGTATCAAATACATTTTCTGATCTAGGTGCACATACCTTTGATGGAAACTCATCAACACCTATACCAGATCCAGAACCTCTAGTGTATTGTAATGCTAGTGGATCAAACGCAAGTTATGAGTTTATTGATTTAGTGAGTTTAGGGGGGATGACCAATTCATCAGGATCTAATGGTGGTTATGGTGATTTTATGTCTCAAACAGCTACACTTGGATATGGATCTAATACAATTATATTAAGTGTAGGTTTTTCTGGACAATCATACACAGAAAACTGGGCAGTTTGGATTGATTTTAATCAGGATGCCACTTTTGAAACTGGTGAGAAGGTTGTAATGGGATCAACGTCTAGCTCTGGAAATTTATCTTATAATTTTAATATTCCTTCATCTGCTATGACAGGGATGACAAGAATGCGTGTTGCAATGAAATGGAATGGAAATCCAACAGCATGTGAAGCATTTAGTTACGGAGAGGTAGAGGATTATACCATTAATATTTCAGCAAGTAGAGCATCAGCTACATCACAAACTGGTGTTAAAGCAGAGGGAACTCTAAGCTCAGAAAAAGCTGTGTTTGATTTACAGGTCAAAGAGCAAGCATCTGTTTTAGTTTTGCAGCTAGCAGATAAACGTGTAGTAGATTATAGTTTATTTAACATGCTAGGACAGCAAGTGTCAACTGGTCGTTTCCAGAACAGAAAAGAGTTTCCTTCTCTAGAGTCAGGTCTATACATCGTTAAAATATCTGATGGACAGCGTACAATACAAAAGAAATTTATTAAACAATAA
- a CDS encoding M1 family metallopeptidase encodes MKHSWLFIVLVFAFAKAYSQEISPQTSIVDVQKIAATLELNVENETISGKVNMVFKMLENANEVSLDAKNMQLKGKTAPSQIRVTATKDNITFFDNFKKGKRYEVFFSYEATPRQAAYFVKNETKTQFWTQGQGKYTSHWLPSIDDMNDKIEFDISLRHSTEEVAVSNGRFSQERGPNGSILSTFDMEKPISSYLVGLVLGEYLHESEISSSGIPLEYYYYPEDSLKVASTYKYSKQIFNFLESEIGVPFPFATYKQVPVKDFLYAGMENASCTIFSDNFMVDSIGFTDRNYVNVNAHELAHQWFGDLVTETKSEHHWLQEGFATYYALLAEREIFGDDYFYFKLFETAEQLRELSDQGKGEKLLSAGGSSLTYYQKGAWALHILKEKVGEDAFAKAVQSYLKKYAYQNVTTTEFMAEVASFTEIDLSDFKKNWLNQSAFQSEDALQALKKSKFMQQYFELQSARMRPLSSKYIQLMDAIESCNDYLGQEAIYQISDESTQSVLPIYKKAIESSNIYIRQGIATSLNEVPEQLEKDFHKLLSDSSYVTKEQAFFKLWVYYKQRNNVKAQHKLLDFMGATYGFADGNIRTLWLTLSLATPNFKPHESVTRYQELIDYTDPAKPYQLRENAFRYLNQLQSFEKQSLKNLVEASVHHVWRFRENSRKLLSSVLSNTENQHLLESIKKDLTGKELDYLQKIKAL; translated from the coding sequence ATGAAACACAGCTGGTTATTTATTGTTTTAGTATTCGCTTTCGCGAAAGCGTATTCTCAAGAAATCTCTCCACAGACAAGTATTGTGGATGTGCAAAAGATCGCAGCAACTTTGGAGCTAAACGTAGAAAATGAAACTATTTCTGGTAAAGTAAACATGGTTTTTAAAATGCTAGAAAACGCAAATGAGGTTTCCCTAGACGCTAAAAATATGCAATTGAAGGGGAAAACAGCACCTTCACAAATACGAGTAACAGCAACTAAAGACAATATTACATTCTTTGATAATTTTAAAAAAGGAAAGAGATATGAAGTGTTCTTCTCTTACGAAGCCACTCCTAGGCAAGCGGCTTATTTTGTAAAGAATGAAACTAAAACTCAATTTTGGACACAAGGTCAAGGAAAGTACACCTCTCACTGGTTGCCCAGTATAGATGATATGAATGATAAAATAGAATTTGATATTTCGCTTCGTCATTCCACTGAAGAAGTAGCAGTTTCTAATGGTAGATTTAGTCAAGAGCGCGGGCCTAATGGAAGTATACTCTCTACTTTTGATATGGAAAAACCTATCTCTAGTTATCTGGTTGGACTCGTACTAGGGGAGTACTTACACGAGAGTGAAATAAGTAGTTCTGGAATTCCTTTAGAGTATTATTATTACCCAGAAGATTCTCTAAAAGTCGCCTCTACTTACAAGTATTCGAAACAAATTTTCAATTTTTTAGAATCTGAAATAGGAGTGCCATTTCCATTTGCTACTTATAAACAAGTACCGGTCAAGGATTTCCTATATGCGGGAATGGAGAACGCAAGTTGTACCATCTTTTCAGATAATTTTATGGTCGATTCTATTGGGTTTACAGATCGCAACTACGTGAATGTGAATGCTCACGAGCTAGCCCATCAATGGTTTGGAGATTTAGTAACAGAAACAAAAAGTGAGCATCATTGGTTACAAGAGGGGTTTGCTACTTACTATGCCTTGCTGGCAGAAAGAGAAATTTTTGGGGATGACTATTTTTATTTCAAGCTTTTTGAGACTGCAGAACAGTTACGTGAATTAAGCGATCAAGGAAAAGGTGAAAAGTTATTGTCTGCAGGTGGTAGTAGTTTGACATATTATCAAAAAGGGGCTTGGGCCTTACATATCTTAAAAGAAAAGGTAGGGGAGGACGCTTTCGCGAAAGCGGTTCAGTCTTATTTAAAAAAATATGCATATCAAAACGTTACTACTACAGAGTTTATGGCTGAGGTAGCTTCCTTTACAGAAATAGACCTTTCAGATTTTAAAAAAAATTGGCTTAATCAATCTGCATTTCAATCAGAAGACGCTTTGCAAGCCCTTAAAAAAAGCAAATTTATGCAGCAGTATTTTGAATTACAATCTGCTAGGATGAGACCGCTTTCTTCAAAATATATTCAACTTATGGATGCGATAGAAAGTTGTAATGATTATTTAGGTCAAGAAGCTATTTATCAAATTTCAGACGAGTCCACACAGTCCGTATTGCCCATTTATAAAAAAGCAATAGAAAGCTCAAACATTTATATACGTCAGGGAATCGCTACCTCTTTGAATGAGGTTCCTGAACAATTAGAAAAGGATTTTCATAAATTACTTAGTGATTCTAGTTACGTTACAAAGGAACAAGCCTTTTTTAAACTTTGGGTTTATTATAAGCAACGTAACAATGTCAAAGCGCAACATAAACTTCTTGATTTTATGGGTGCAACCTATGGTTTTGCAGATGGAAATATTAGAACTCTGTGGCTTACGTTATCACTAGCTACGCCTAACTTTAAACCCCATGAATCTGTTACCCGTTATCAAGAATTAATAGATTACACTGACCCAGCAAAGCCTTATCAATTAAGAGAAAATGCATTTAGATACTTAAATCAATTACAGTCTTTTGAAAAACAGAGCCTCAAGAATCTTGTAGAAGCAAGCGTTCATCATGTATGGCGGTTTAGAGAAAATTCAAGAAAACTATTGAGTAGTGTTCTAAGCAATACAGAAAATCAGCATTTGCTTGAAAGTATAAAAAAGGATCTTACAGGGAAAGAACTCGATTATTTACAGAAAATCAAAGCATTGTGA
- a CDS encoding ABC-F family ATP-binding cassette domain-containing protein has translation MLSVSNLSVQFGKRVLFDEVNTSFTSGNCYGIIGANGAGKSTFLKILTGQQDPTSGHVHLEPGKRMSVLEQNHYAYDEYNVLETVVMGNKPLYKIKAEIDALYADYSDENADRIGELQVQFEEMNGWNADTDAAVMLSNLGIKEDLHFTSMADLDGKQRVRVLIAQALFGNPDVLIMDEPTNDLDYETINWLENFLANYDNCVIVVSHDRHFLDAVCTHISDIDHNKITHYSGNYTFWYESSQLAARQRAQQNKKAEEKKKELQEFIARFSANVAKSKQATSRKKMIDKLDIETIKPSSRRYPGIIFDRDREAGDQIFSCSGLSASLDGEVLFKNIDINLNKGDKAVIFSRDSRATQAFYEIINGNQKADAGTYDFGVTTTQSYLPLDNSSFFQDGSLNLVDWLRQYAQTEEEREEVFLRGFLGKMIFSGEEALKKSNVLSGGEKVRCMISRMMMKRANILMVDEPTNHLDLESITAFNNALKNFKGTVMLTTHDHEFASTVGNRVIELTPTGVIDRFINFDEYMSDKKIKEQRDAMYV, from the coding sequence ATGTTATCAGTTTCTAATCTTTCAGTTCAATTTGGTAAACGTGTATTATTTGATGAAGTAAATACTTCATTCACCTCAGGTAATTGCTATGGTATAATAGGTGCTAATGGTGCTGGTAAGTCTACATTTTTAAAAATTCTTACAGGGCAGCAAGACCCTACCTCTGGCCACGTACATTTAGAGCCAGGAAAACGTATGTCTGTCTTAGAACAAAATCACTACGCGTATGATGAGTATAACGTACTTGAAACTGTAGTGATGGGAAATAAGCCTTTATATAAGATTAAGGCAGAGATAGATGCACTGTACGCAGATTATTCTGATGAAAATGCAGATAGAATAGGGGAGCTACAGGTACAGTTCGAAGAAATGAACGGCTGGAATGCAGATACAGACGCTGCTGTAATGTTGTCTAACCTTGGAATTAAAGAAGATTTGCATTTTACGTCTATGGCAGATCTAGACGGTAAGCAACGTGTTCGTGTATTGATTGCGCAAGCTCTTTTTGGAAATCCAGATGTACTCATTATGGATGAGCCTACCAATGACTTAGATTATGAAACAATTAATTGGCTAGAAAATTTCTTAGCAAATTATGATAATTGTGTTATTGTCGTTTCTCACGACCGTCACTTTCTAGACGCTGTATGTACACATATCTCAGATATAGACCACAATAAAATTACACATTATAGCGGGAATTATACCTTTTGGTATGAATCATCTCAATTAGCAGCTAGGCAGCGTGCACAACAAAATAAAAAGGCAGAAGAAAAGAAAAAGGAATTACAAGAATTTATCGCTCGATTTTCTGCAAATGTGGCAAAGTCAAAACAAGCAACATCTCGTAAAAAGATGATCGACAAGCTAGATATAGAAACTATTAAGCCATCTAGCCGTCGCTATCCAGGGATAATTTTTGATCGCGATAGAGAAGCAGGAGATCAAATATTTAGTTGTTCAGGTCTATCTGCTTCCTTAGATGGAGAAGTGTTATTTAAGAATATTGATATCAACCTTAATAAAGGAGATAAAGCTGTAATCTTTTCTCGCGATAGCCGTGCTACACAAGCATTTTATGAAATCATTAATGGCAATCAAAAGGCTGATGCTGGTACTTACGATTTTGGAGTAACTACCACTCAATCGTACTTACCTTTAGATAACTCTTCATTCTTTCAAGATGGAAGTTTAAACTTGGTAGATTGGTTACGTCAATACGCACAGACTGAAGAGGAACGTGAAGAAGTGTTTTTGAGAGGCTTTTTAGGTAAAATGATTTTTAGTGGAGAGGAAGCTCTTAAAAAATCAAATGTTTTATCAGGAGGAGAGAAGGTACGTTGTATGATTTCTCGTATGATGATGAAACGTGCTAATATCTTAATGGTAGACGAGCCTACAAACCACCTAGACTTAGAATCGATCACAGCCTTTAATAATGCACTCAAAAATTTTAAAGGCACGGTGATGTTGACAACGCACGATCATGAATTTGCTAGCACCGTAGGAAACAGAGTAATCGAGCTCACACCCACAGGAGTCATAGATCGCTTTATAAACTTTGATGAGTATATGAGTGATAAAAAAATAAAGGAACAGCGTGACGCGATGTATGTATAA
- a CDS encoding putative signal transducing protein has product MSILSDSQYEKIHTGSAIETKRLQSILEEHEISSIVRDDNESAKLGGYALGSPDNTRLLVGKQDIIKAKRIVASTLQDFENNAISASELENLAQNTKAEPKITYTSKKASAPSEAKKISKGLAFFYFSFIAYSLWRLYPLLEGEELPMWRIAISGALIIFCLYRLIEFFKK; this is encoded by the coding sequence ATGAGTATACTTTCTGACTCTCAATATGAGAAAATTCACACAGGATCTGCTATTGAAACTAAAAGGTTACAATCTATTTTAGAGGAACATGAAATTTCAAGCATCGTGCGTGACGATAACGAGAGTGCAAAATTAGGCGGGTACGCACTAGGTTCTCCCGACAACACAAGATTATTAGTAGGAAAACAAGATATTATAAAGGCTAAACGTATTGTTGCGTCAACACTCCAGGACTTTGAGAATAATGCTATTTCTGCATCAGAGTTAGAAAATTTAGCCCAAAATACAAAAGCTGAACCTAAAATCACATATACAAGCAAAAAAGCGTCTGCTCCTTCAGAAGCTAAAAAAATCTCTAAGGGACTTGCTTTCTTCTATTTTTCATTTATAGCATATTCCTTGTGGAGACTGTACCCTCTTCTTGAGGGTGAAGAATTACCAATGTGGCGTATAGCGATAAGTGGGGCCTTAATAATCTTTTGCCTATATAGATTAATAGAGTTTTTTAAAAAATAA